One Setaria italica strain Yugu1 chromosome I, Setaria_italica_v2.0, whole genome shotgun sequence DNA window includes the following coding sequences:
- the LOC101759654 gene encoding probable serine/threonine-protein kinase PIX13 — protein sequence MGNCCFGSDVPEVGAVKAMAHAHHAHPQVAMAKRVMAASNAAHAAVSPGMPGRSPPSAPSTSRGGAGTGIKRPAGGGATTSGGGGEASLNGRILEVPNLRVFTFAELRAVTRNFKADTVLGEGGFGRVYKGWVDERTMSPARNGAGSMPVAVKKLNPESLQGVQEWQTEVNFLGRLSHPNLVRLLGYCWEEKELLLVYEYMAKGSLENHLFRSEPRKGGAAVQPLPWSVRLRIAIGAARGLAFLHSSEKHVIYRDFKASNILLDTHFNAKLSDFGLAKDGPAGGSSHVTTRVMGTYGYAAPEYMATGHLYVKSDVYGFGVVLLEILTGMRALDTDRPAAQHNLVDWAKPFLADRKKLARLVDPRLEGQYSSRGAQRAAQLTLRCLAADHKNRPSMREVVAVLEEIESMSRAAATRMDGSASPRPAAAGRNGHAAQRHGSGSSSDWAGPAGGRRTHPSPRAVG from the exons ATGGGTAATTGTTGCTTCGGCTCCGACGTGCCCGAGGTGGGGGCCGTCAAGGCAATGGCCCATGCCCACCACGCGCACCCGCAAG TGGCAATGGCGAAGCGCGTCATGGCCGCGTCCAACGCTGCCCACGCCGCGGTGAGCCCAGGGATGCCCGGTAGGTCGCCGCCCAGCGCGCCATCCACCAGTAGAGGAGGCGCCGGCACCGGCATCAAGCGCCCGGCAGGCGGAGGCGCAACgacgagcgggggcggcggcgaggcgagccTGAACGGGAGGATCCTGGAGGTGCCCAACCTCCGGGTGTTCACGTTCGCGGAGCTCAGGGCGGTCACCCGGAACTTCAAGGCGGACACCGTGCTCGGCGAGGGCGGGTTCGGGCGGGTGTACAAGGGCTGGGTCGACGAGCGGACCATGAGCCCCGCGCGGAACGGCGCCGGCAGCATGCCCGTCGCCGTCAAGAAGCTCAACCCGGAGAGCTTGCAGGGCGTGCAGGAATGGCAG ACCGAGGTGAATTTCCTGGGGAGGCTTTCGCATCCCAACCTGGTGCGGCTGCTGGGTTACTGCTgggaggagaaggagctccTGCTGGTGTACGAGTACATGGCCAAGGGCAGCCTGGAGAACCACCTCTTCAGAAGCGAGCCACGAA AGGGCGGAGCCGCCGTGCAGCCGCTGCCGTGGAGCGTCCGGCTGCGCATCGCCATCGGCGCCGCCCGCGGGCTGGCCTTCCTGCACTCGTCGGAGAAGCACGTCATCTACAGGGACTTCAAGGCTTCCAACATCCTTCTCGACACG CACTTCAACGCCAAGCTCTCCGACTTCGGCCTCGCCAAGGACGGCCCCGCCGGCGGGAGCAGCCACGTGACGACCCGCGTCATGGGCACCTACGGCTACGCCGCTCCGGAGTACATGGCCACGGGCCACCTCTACGTGAAGAGCGACGTGTACGGCTTCGGCGTGGTGCTGCTGGAGATCCTCACCGGCATGCGCGCCCTGGATACggaccggccggcggcgcagcaCAACCTGGTGGACTGGGCCAAGCCGTTCTTGGCGGACCGCAAGAAGCTGGCGCGGCTTGTCGACCCGCGCCTCGAGGGCCAGTACTCGTCGCGGGGGGCGCAGCGGGCGGCGCAGCTCACGCTGCGGTGCCTCGCCGCCGACCACAAGAACCGACCCTCCATGCGGGAGGTGGTCGCCGTGCTCGAGGAGATCGAGTCCATGTCCAGggccgcggcgacgaggatggatgGCTCGGCGTCAccgcgccccgcggcggcggggcggaacGGGCACGCGGCTCAGCGACACGGGTCGGGGTCGAGCTCGGACTGGGCTGGCCCGGCTGGTGGCCGCCGCACCCACCCGTCGCCTAGAGCTGTTGGGTAG
- the LOC101778041 gene encoding HMG1/2-like protein — protein sequence MKGKADTSKKGDGRLKAGGGAGKRKKAAASGKPKRPPSAFFVFMSEFRQEYQAQHPDNKSVAAVSKAAGEKWRAMSEEEKQPYVDQAGQKKQDYEKNKANFDKKESTSSKKAKTQDDEGSDKSKSEVDDEDGGSDEENEEDE from the exons ATGAAGGGCAAGGCCGACACCTCGAAGAAGGGCGACGGCAG GCtcaaggccggcggcggcgccggcaagcggaagaaggccgccgcGAGCGGCAAGCCCAAGCGCCCGCCGTccgccttcttcgtcttcat GTCTGAATTCAGGCAGGAGTACCAGGCGCAGCACCCTGATAACAAGAGCGTCGCGGCC GTGAGCAAGGCAGCAGGGGAAAAGTGGCGTGCTATGTCAGAGGAA GAGAAGCAACCATACGTGGACCAGGCTGGGCAGAAGAAGCAGGACTATGAGAAGAACAAGGCCAACTTTGATAAGAAG GAGAGCACAAGCTCAAAGAAGGCTAAGACTCAGGATGATGAGGGCTCTGACAAGTCAAAGTCTGaagttgatgatgaggatggtgGCAGCGACGAG GAAAATGAGGAAGATGAGTAA
- the LOC101778437 gene encoding amino acid transporter AVT3B, producing MGFGMGNNGASSSSSRLDPAPLLPHHGVASAEIGLSSQPKTFANVFIAVVGAGVLGLPYTFSHTGWAAGSLLLSAVAGLTFYCMMLLVACRRRLADEHPKIASFGDLGDAVFGAHGRFAVDVMLVLSQVSFCVGYLIFISNTLAHLYPIFAPSSSALLSPKALFIWAMLPFQLGLNSIKTLTLLAPLSIFADVVDLGAMGVVLGQDVAAWLAKPPPVVAFGGPGALLYGLGVSVYAFEGIGMVLPLEAEAANKKKFGVTLGLSMAFIGVMYGLFGVMGYVAFGDATRDIITTNLGAGWLSAAVQLGLCINLFFTMPVMMNPVYEVAERLLHGKRYCWWLRWLLVAVVGLSAMYVPNFTDFLALVGSSVCVLLGFVLPASFHLKVFGAEMAWPGVLSDVLLVVLGLALAVFGTYTSLLQIFHSSSV from the coding sequence ATGGGATTTGGAATGGGGAATAACGGGgcgagctcgtcgtcgtcgcggctggaccccgcgccgctcctgccgcACCACGGCGTCGCGAGCGCCGAGATCGGGCTGTCGTCGCAGCCCAAGACGTTCGCCAACGTCTTCATCGCGGtggtcggcgccggcgtgctGGGGCTGCCGTACACCTTCTCGCAcacggggtgggcggcggggtcgctgctgctctccgccgtcgccgggctCACCTTCTACTGCATGATGCTGCTCgtcgcgtgccgccgccgcctcgccgacgaGCACCCTAAGATCGCCTCGTTCGGGGACCTCGGGGACGCCGTGTTCGGCGCGCACGGGCGGTTCGCCGTGGACGTGATGCTGGTGCTCAGCCAAGTGAGCTTCTGCGTCGGGTACCTCATCTTCATCTCCAACACGCTGGCGCACCTCTACCCGATATTCGCGCCGTCGTCCTccgccctcctctcccccaaGGCGCTCTTCATCTGGGCGATGCTGCCGTTCCAGCTCGGGCTCAATTCCATCAAGACGCTCACGCTGCTCGCGCCGCTCAGCATCTTCGCCGACGTCGTCGACCTCGGCGCCATGGGGGTGGTCCTCGGCCAGGACGTCGCTGCGTGGCTCGCCAAGCCCCCACCCGTGGTCGCCTTCGGCGGCCCGGGCGCGCTCCTCTACGGGCTCGGCGTCTCCGTGTACGCGTTCGAGGGCATCGGCATGGTGCTGCcgctggaggcggaggcggcgaacaAGAAGAAGTTCGGCGTCACGCTGGGGCTGTCCATGGCGTTCATCGGCGTCATGTACGGGCTGTTCGGCGTGATGGGGTACGTCGCGTTCGGCGACGCCACGCGGGACATCATCACCACCAACCTCGGCGCCGGGTGGCTGTCGGCCGCCGTGCAGCTGGGGCTGTGCAtcaacctcttcttcacgaTGCCGGTGATGATGAACCCCGTGTACGAGGTCGCCGAGCGTCTGCTCCACGGCAAGCGCTACTGCTGGTGGCTCCGGTGgctgctcgtcgccgtcgtcgggcTCTCCGCCATGTACGTGCCCAACTTCACCGACTTCCTGGCGCTCGTCGGGAGCAGCGTATGCGTCCTCCTCGGGTTCGTGCTGCCGGCCTCCTTCCACCTCAAGGTGTTCGGCGCCGAGATGGCCTGGCCCGGGGTGCTCTCCGATGTCCTCCTGGTCGTGCTCGGCCTCGCGCTTGCCGTGTTCGGCACGTACACGTCGCTGCTGCAAATCTTCCACTCGTCCAGCGTCTGA